Proteins encoded together in one Fibrobacter sp. UWEL window:
- a CDS encoding winged helix-turn-helix transcriptional regulator has translation MDLFFEGIITLLLNHAIVQIQFENNLIPTRVLKEDKEEYVKSLAQSQEQSDPKPFVEFMMGSMAKNLENEISIFLHSTEMVGENTEMGGEKEKRGEKTSFQILSTLKNNPKMTTSELAATIGITPKAVEKQISRLKKNGKLLRVGPDKGGYWEVP, from the coding sequence TTGGATCTTTTTTTCGAGGGGATTATAACCCTCTTATTAAATCACGCCATAGTCCAGATACAGTTCGAAAACAATCTGATTCCAACAAGAGTTCTCAAGGAAGACAAAGAAGAATACGTCAAGAGCCTCGCCCAATCCCAGGAACAATCCGATCCAAAGCCATTTGTTGAATTTATGATGGGTTCCATGGCCAAGAATTTGGAAAATGAGATTAGCATCTTCCTCCATTCGACCGAAATGGTGGGAGAAAACACGGAAATGGGGGGAGAAAAAGAAAAACGGGGGGAGAAAACCAGTTTTCAGATTCTTTCTACCCTAAAAAACAACCCGAAGATGACCACATCAGAACTCGCAGCAACCATTGGTATAACCCCAAAGGCCGTAGAAAAACAGATTTCAAGACTCAAAAAGAACGGAAAGCTACTGCGCGTCGGCCCCGACAAGGGCGGTTACTGGGAAGTACCGTAA
- a CDS encoding transposase, protein LPNAERCVDSFHVVQWATDALDKVRVEAWREARKERCNPKRGRGRPTKDSVPKDRTAEGIKNSRYALGKAPENLNESQQRKIELIASRYPRLYRAYQLKEELRIILKMGYADARENLDRWLWRASHSRIGPVKDLYAKIKRNYDGILNTIRLGVSNARIEATNNKIKLLIRTAYGFRNMNNMLSLIMLSCSYVDVKIAYEWESESRESSSKAA, encoded by the coding sequence CTGCCCAATGCCGAGCGATGCGTGGACAGCTTCCATGTCGTACAGTGGGCGACGGATGCCCTGGACAAGGTCCGTGTGGAAGCCTGGAGGGAGGCCCGCAAGGAACGCTGCAATCCGAAACGGGGCCGAGGCAGGCCCACGAAGGACAGCGTCCCGAAGGACCGCACCGCGGAGGGGATAAAGAACTCCAGGTACGCTCTGGGCAAGGCTCCGGAGAACCTAAACGAAAGCCAGCAGAGAAAAATAGAGCTCATAGCCAGCCGCTATCCGCGTCTCTACAGGGCATACCAGCTCAAGGAGGAGCTGCGCATCATCCTGAAGATGGGCTATGCCGATGCCAGGGAAAATCTGGACAGGTGGCTGTGGCGGGCAAGTCACTCACGCATCGGCCCAGTAAAGGATCTGTACGCAAAGATCAAGCGTAACTACGACGGAATCCTCAACACAATCAGGCTAGGCGTGTCAAACGCAAGGATCGAGGCGACGAACAACAAGATAAAGCTACTGATACGGACTGCCTATGGCTTCAGGAATATGAACAACATGCTGTCGCTGATAATGTTGAGCTGTTCCTATGTAGATGTAAAGATTGCCTACGAATGGGAATCGGAATCGAGAGAATCATCTAGCAAGGCTGCCTAA